The nucleotide window GCTCCCATACCCCTTGCCCGAAGGGCAATGCCACGGCCACACCACCCATACCCCACCACAACGAAGCGCTTTCCAGCAAGGAGAACGTGGGTAGCTCTCAGGATACCCTCAATGGTACTCTGTCCGGTCCCGTAACGGTTGTCGAACATGTGTTTTGTGTCGGCATCGTTGACCGCAATGATTGGGTAGGCAAGGTTCCCGCTTTCTGCCAAACTCCGCAGCCGGATGACCCCTGTGGTGGTCTCCTCGGTCCCCCCAAGGATTCCAGAAAGGACCTCTCTTCCCTTCCGATGGGCTGTGGATGTGAGATCCGCTCCGTCATCCACAGTAATATGAGGCCGTGCTTCAAGAACCCTCTCAATATGCGCATAGTACGTATCCCGATCTTCCCCACGGAGGGCAAAAACACTGATACCGAAATCTCGCACCAGTGAGGCAGCGACATCATCCTGGGTGCTCAAAGGGTTCGACGCACAAAGGAAAACGTGTGCTCCACCCTCTCTAAGCGTGATGACGAGAGCCGCAGTCTCGGCAGTAACATGAAGGCAGGCCCCAACACGGATCCCTTGCAGGGGACGGGTATGTAACCAGCGTGACGCAATTTCCGAAAGAACCGGCATTTCCCTCTGAGCCCATTCTATCTTCTGTCTGCCAGAGGGAGCAAGGTCAAGATCCCGTACGTGGTATTCCATCGCCACTCCTCTCTTTCTCAAAGACCCGCCAGCTTCCGAAGAACTTCTGCTTTATCCGTTTTTTCCCAGCTGAAATCCGGATCGTTCCTGCCAAAATGGCCGTACACGGCGGTCTTCTTGTAGATGGGTCTACGAAGCTTGAGATCCCTGATAATTGCTCCGGGTCGCAGGTCGAAAACCTCCTTGACAACTTCAAGAATCTTCTCATCAGGAATCTTCCCGGTTCCGAAAGTATTGACAGCCATTGAAACTGGTCGGGCAACGCCGATGGCATACGCTACCTGGAACTCGCAGCGATCCGCAAGCCCCGCTGCAACGATGTTTTTCGCTACGTAACGAGCTGCATAGCTCCCAGAACGATCGACCTTTGTAGGGTCTTTCCCCGAAAAGCATCCCCCACCATGCCTTCCTACCCCACCGTAGGTATCCACGATGATTTTCCGCCCGGTGAGTCCTGTATCCCCTTGAGGACCACCGATAACAAACCTTCCCGTTGGGTTCACAAGGACCCTTGTACGTTCATCTAAGAATTCAGGCGGAATAACGGGACGAATCACGTGTTCAATAATGTCGTCCCGGAGCACCTCAAGGGAAACATCAGGGTGGTGCTGTGCAGAGACAATAATAGTGTCGATGCGGATAGGTCTATCATCCTCGTAATCAACGGTCACTTGCGTTTTCCCGTCAGGACGAAGATAGGGGAGAACTCCTTTCTTGCGGACTTCTGCAAGGCGCAGGGCAAGAGCATGAGCCATGGCTATGGGAAAGGGCATAAGTTCCGGAGTCTCGTTGCAGGCGTATCCGTACATCATTCCCTGGTCACCAGCTCCAAGAGAGAGCTCCTCATCCTCCACCTCTTCGCCCATCTTTACCTCCAAGGAGCGGTTAACGCCAAGGGCAATGTCCGGTGACTGCTCGTCAATGGCGGTGAGCACTGCGCAGGTCTCAAAGTCAAAACCATACTTTGCCCGGGTGTACCCAATATCCCGGATGGTGTTCCGAGCAATACGGGGAATATCTACGTACGTTGTGGTAGTCATCTGCCCGGCTATGAGCACAAGGCCTGTTGCAACCAGCGTTTCCACAGCCACACGCCCGTAGGGATCCTCGGCAAGGACTGCATCAAGAATAGCATCCGAAATCTGATCGGCAATCTTATCGGGATGACCTTCGGTGACCGATTCAGAAGTGATCTGGTACCTCCGTGCCATTACGCTACCTCCCTTCCTGACAAAATCAAGGAGTTAAAGTAGCATACCCATGAGGGAAAGTCAATCAATCCCATCAAGAAGATTGAGGCCATTCCGCTCGGAGTACAGAACCCGGGCCCTCTGCCAGAGCTTTTCAAGGTTATAGAACTCTCTTTCCTCCTGCCGGAACACATGGACTATAACATCCCCGTAATCGAGGAGAATCCACTCCCCCGTATCCTCACCCTCCACATGGAAAGGGTGAAGGCCCATGTTTCCAAGTTGCTCGAGAATTTCCTCGGCAACAGCCTTCGTCTGTATTGGTGATGAACCACTGCACAGAACCCAGTAGTCGGAAAACGGAAAAAGACCCCGCAGATCAAGAACGACTATGTCGAAGGCTTTCTTCTTCTCAATGGCCTCCTTGATTCTCCGAATCACTTCCCGTACCTGCACTTTCCCTTCTCCCCTCGGCGAAAAACTCCTGAATTTTTTCTTGAGCCACTTCAAGCTGGGGCTCCCAGAAACTCAATCCGTTCAAGTACACGGGTTCCCCNNNNNNNNNNAGGCAGAATATCCATGGTTACTCGCTTTTCCATTTCCTCAAGCCCCTTGAACCACAGGGCAAACTGGAGGATCGTCTCAAGGGGGATATTGGTATGTAAGGCGGCTTTCAGGCTCTCAAGGAGCGAGGGAAGGTTGGCAAGAACAGCAGGGTCCTGAATCTTGGCAAGAAGTGCTTGCAGGAAGACCTGCTGTCGCTTGATCCTCCCGATGTCTCCGAGAGGGTCGTGACGGAAGCGAACGTACTGCAGGGCCCTTTTCCCATCAAGGACTTGTTTTCCCGGCTTGAGGTTGATGAAAAGACCCTGCGCTCTGTCCACATAGTACATTGGCTTCTCAACCTCGATCTCCACCCCTCCAAGAGCATCAACAACTCGTTCAAAAGCTTCGTAGTTGACTTCCACAAAGTAAGGAATCTCTACGCCTAAGTTCTCTTCAAGGGTCTTCCTCAAAAGTTCTATGCCCCCTCGCGCGTAAGCGTGATTTGCCTTATCGTAACCAACTCCAGGGATGAGCACCCGCGAATCCCGGGGGACAGAAAGGAGGAATACCTCTCCACGCTCAGTATTCACAAAGACGAGAATAATGGTATCACTTCGAAGGGGCTTAATGCTGTCCTGCCCCACAACAAGGATGCAGGTATTTTCGGGAGCCACGTACCCCATAACCTTCTTGACCACGGTCCACCGGAAGGGAGTTTCAAAACCAAGAAGGAGAAGGATAAAGAGAAGAGCAAAACCGATGAGGAAACCAAGGATGAGGTAGAAAACTTTCCAGCTCCTCTTCATCGAAAACTCCTTTCTCCGTGCAAGAGGCAAACTTCCCGATTCCACGATTTAAGGCTTTCCGGATAAATGACTCCGTACGTTGTAAGGAGGTAAATCATTTTCGTCCTAAGCGCCAGGAGATACCCTTTTCGAAGATCCTCATAGGCAACCCTGCGGATTTCACAAGCTTCAGGAAACTCCCGACCGGGCTCGGCAATATCCGCCACAAAGACCACCTTGTCAAGTGGGGACATCCACTCACAGCCGGTGGCATGCCAGCGAACCGCCCGAAGAACCCGGAAATCCCGAAGACAGAGCTCTCTCTCAAGGAGAGCTGGAGCTGCAAGAGCGTGGAGAATTTCGGGAACCATGCAACCCTCGTCCTTGAGGTACGGAGGAAGGAGCTCCTCGAGAACCCTTCTTGGGAGATCCCGGGCACAATCGTGCAAGAGACCCGCAAGGTATGCACGACGCACGTCCTCACCATGAACTCGGGCGAGTTTCCCTGCTTCTTCAGCCACCCGTAGTGAATGGGCCACCCGAGGGGGCGAGAGAAACCTCTCCAAGAACTCCTCGGCTCTTCTAATCTCGGTACAGTCCATGTTTGTAAATGTAATTTTCCACCGCCTCCGGGAGAAGGTACTTAATTGACTCCCCTCGTTTAACCCTCCGGCGTATCTCGGAAGAAGAAATGGCCAAAGCCGAGACCTCTATAATCTTGACCCGGTCCTTGAAAGGTCCCTCGAGTTGCTGGAGACGGTATCCAGGGCGGGAAGCAGCAACAAATGTGCAGAGACGGAGGAGTTCTTCCGGATTGTTCCAGGTTGAAATCTGGGCAAAAGCATCGGCTCCCGTAATGAAGTAAATCTCCGTATCCTCACCCCACAGGGACTTGAAGTATCGCACCGTGTCAATAGAATACGAGGGACCCGGACGTTCAATCTCCACCCGGGAAACGCTGAAATAGGGATTGGTTACGGTTGCAAGAACCACCATCAGGTACCGATGTTCCGGATCCGTTATTTTCTGGCCGATCTTGTGAGGTGGCCGTCCCGAAGGGACAAAGACCACCTCCTCAAGGCCAAAGTAGTCCCGCACCTCCTCGGCAGTCACAAGGTGCCCATAATGGATGGGATCAAACGTCCCTCCCATAATGCCCTTTTTGGGCAACGCCCTTCATCCCCCTCTTACTCTCGGATCTGTCCCGAACCGTATACGACAAATTTCCAGGTTGTGAGCTCTCTCAGGCCCATAGGTCCTCGAGCATGGAGCTTCTGGGTACTGATGCCGATTTCTGCTCCCATGCCAAATTCCCCTCCATCGGTGAACCGGGTAGAAGCATTGACAAAAACCGCTGCAGAGTCGACCTTGCTGAGAAACTCCATGGCCCGGGAGTAATCAGAGGTCACAATAGCGTCGGAATGATGGGAACCGTAAGTATTGATATGGCGGATAGCCTCATCGAGGCTATCTACCACGCGAACAGCAATGATGAGGTCAAGGTACTCCGTATACCAGTCCTCTTCAGAAGCAGGAACAACTCCCGGCACCAGTTGCCTCGTCCTTTCGCATCCCCGCACCTCAACACCCTCAGCCTGCAAGGCAGAAACGATGCGGGGCAGGAATGCTGGAGCAACACGTCCATGAACAAGGAGCGTTTCACAGGCGTTGCAAACGCTGGGACGCTGCGTTTTGGCATTCACAACGATTCTCTCGGCCATATCGAGATCCGCCGTCTCATCGACGTACACATGGCAGTTTCCAACCCCGGTTTCGATAACCGGAACACGGGCATTCTCGACAACCGTACGTATGAGTTCGGCTCCTCCTCGAGGAATGGCCACATCTATGTATTCCCGAAGGGACAGGAGGAACTTCACATCCTCGTGGCTTTCGCTCTCCACAAGACCCACACAGCCCTCGGGCAGAGAACACTCCCGGAGAACATCGTGGACCACACGGACCAGGGCTCGATTGGAGGATAGAGCAGAACTACTCCCCCGAAGGATTACGGCGTTTCCCGACTTGACACACAACCCTACGCTGTCTATGGTGACATTAGGCCTTGCCTCGTAGATGATGGCCACAACACCCAAGGGAACGCGAACTCGAGTGACGAGAAGACCATTTGGCCTTCTTGTCCCGTCAATGACCTCTCCCACCGGATCAGGCAAAGCGGCAATATCCCGAAGGCCTCGGGCCATGTCTTTAATGCGCTTCTCATTGAGGGCCAAGCGATCAAGGAGCGATTGTTTCATCGAAGAGGCCTTAGCCCTCTCGAGGTCCAGGGCATTGGCTTCGAGAATACGGCCTTTCTCTTCCATCAGTTTCTCCGCAAGTCTCAAGAGAAAGGCGTCTTTCTCCTTCGAGGAGAGACTGGCCAGAACCGGTGAAGCCTCCTTTGCTTTTCGGGCAATTTCGAGAATGCTTTCCCTCACCTTTCCATCCCCCCAAAGAGCACAAAATCATCAGCGTGAATGACCTCTTCATCAAAGTCTCGATGCCCTAAAACCCTTTCAATCTCCCCACTCCGCAAGCCCCGTATCCTCTCGAGTTCCTCCGAAGAGTAGTTGACAATCCCTCTCCCGATGAGCATGTCCTCTCCATCTGTAACCTCCACACAGTCTCCTACGTCAAAGTGGCCTGAAAGGCCGGTGACCCCTGCAGGAAGAAGACTCTTGCCCTCAAGGAGCGCCCTTTTGGCCCCCTCATCAACTTTCACTCTACCTCGCGGTATCATGCCAAAGGCAATCCATCTCTTCTTTCCGCGCAGAGACCGTTCGGCAGGATAAAAGAACGTCCCAAGATCCTCACCGGCAAAAAGACGAGGTACAATCCCAAAATCCTTCCCCGAGGCAATAATCACTCCAATTCCCGAAAGAGTGGCAATTTTTGCCGCCAAGATTTTGCTCCGCATCCCTCCGGTGGCAAGGGCACTCCCTTTGTCTCCTGCCACACGCTCTATGTTCTCGTCGATGACCCGGACTTCGGGAATGAGTTTCGCATGAGGTGAGCGACGAGGGTCGCTACTGTACAACCCAGCTATGTCGGAAAGAATAACAAGGAGATCAGCACTAATGATGGAGGCGACAAGAGCTGAAAGTCGATCATTGTCACCGAACTTTATCTCCTCCACAGCTACGGTATCGTTTTCATTGACGATGGGAAGCACCCCAAGGCGCAAGAGTGCCTCAAACGTGTTTCGAGCATTCAGGTACTTTGAGCGATTGTGCACATCCTCAGGAGCAAGGAGAATCTGGGCCACTTTGATTCCGAATTCAGCAAAGACAGAACAGTAATGCTGCATGAGTATCCCCTGGCCAATTGCTGCCATAGCCTGCTTGAAAGGGATGTCAGTTCGCCTCTTAGTAACGCCAAGGGCACTCATGCCGCAGGCAACGGCTCCTGAGGAAACGAGAACCACCTCTCGCCCTTCTTTTCGCAAAATCGCAAGATTCTCGGCCAGAGACCTTAACCGCTCAAGGGAGAGAGAAGAACCATCAACAAGGAGTGACGTTCCCACTTTAATGACTACACGACGAGCATTCCTTACGAGCGTTCCTCTGTCCATCCTGAGAACACGAGATCCCTTCCTGTCCAGGTTAATCGGTACGGTCCAATCTCTACAGTACTCTGGGGCGGTAAAACCTGAAGGTATCGCAGGAATCCCGCCTCCGCAAGCTCCCGGTTGAAAGCCTCTCCGTCCTTCTCGGGAGGGTGCTCTTTAAGGAGTCGCTCAAGGAATTGAGAGGCAAAGCGGTATACTCGCGGGGAACCAAAGGACCTCCTCACCTCAGGCTCCCGAGAGGAAGAAACAGGGCTTTCCGTTTCCTCACAGGCTCGGAGTTTCTCCACCACCTTATCCAGGAGATCCACAAGACCAAAACGGGTCACCGCCGAAATTCCCACTCCCTCGATTCCTTCCCGGGATAACTTCTGGGCAAAAAGCTGCCAATTCCTCTGAGCCTCAGGAAGGTCAAGCTTTGTTCCCACAACGATGAAGGGCTTGGCAAGAATACGGGGGCTGTACTGAGCAAATTCTTGACGAAGAGTGGAGAGGTCCTTCCAGGGGTCTCCAGAGTAAGGAAAAGCCATATCGATAAGGCAGAGAAGAATCCTCACCCGCTCTATATGGCGTAAGAACTCAAGACCCAGTCCTGCTCCCTGGCTTGCCCCTTCGATGATGCCGGGGATATCCACCATGACGAACCGCTCATCCCTGTGGTGTACTACCCCCAAGGTAGGGTGTAGAGTCGAAAAGGGATACGGAGCAATACGGGGCCTGGCATCACTCACTACAGAGAGAAGAGTGGATTTTCCCGCGTTTGGGAGACCTGCCAACCCTACATCAGCAATAAGCTTGAGCTCAAGGCGAATCCTTCGGGATTCCCCTTCCTCCCCTCGCAGGGCAACACGAGGCGCGCGGTTTGTAGCCGTCGCAAACGATGCATTCCCCTTTCCTCCCCGCCCACCCTGGGCAACGAGAACCTCCATTCCATCTACCACAAGATCGGCAAGGAGCTCCCCTGTTTCTGCGTCGAACACCTGGGTCCCTACCGGAACCTCGATGACAATGTCCTTACCCTTTGCTCCGTGCTGCTTTTTCCCCTTACCTGGTTCTCCTGGGGAAGCCTGGTATACTGGCTGCAGGGTCACATCGTAAAGGGTTTTCTTCCGCGAGGTGGCCCTCAAGAAAACACTCCCCCCGTCCCCTCCATCACCCCCATCAGGGCCTCCCTTTGGGACGTACTTCTCCCGACGAAAATGGATTGCCCCGTCTCCTCCGCGGCCTCCTCGAACCTCGATGAAGGCCTGATCAACGAACACAGTCATACAGGAACTTGAGGGAGAACTGAAACCCGCTTTCGGTCTCCTTTCGTTTCGAAAACGACGTATCCATCTTTAAGAGCAAAGAGGGTGTAATCGCGACCAACTCCCACGTTCATTCCCGGTTTAATTCGAGTTCCTCGTTGCCGAACAAGAATGCTCCCTGCTCGGACAAACTGACCTCCGTATGCCTTGACTCCAAGATACTTTGGATTGCTATCTCTTCCATTCCTTGCGCTCCCACCACTTTTCTTGTGAGCCATAGTTCACACCCCCGCTACCTCGATTTTCTCGATTCGCACCACAGTCATTGGCTGACGATGTCCCTTCTTCCGGCGATAGTTCACCTTTGGCTTGTACTTGAAAACGATAATTTTCCGAGCCCTTCCTACGCTGAGCGCACGACCTTTAACCCGGGCACCATCAAGGTATGGTTTCCCAACGAGGACCTCTCCGTTGCTCTGTGCAAGGAGTACTCGGTCAAAGACCACCTCTTCATTCACTGGAGCAAGAACACAGTCAAGTCTGAGGAGCGACCCCTCGNNNNNNNNNNTGACTTTGTGCTGTTTCCCAGCAGCTTCAATAATGGCAAACACCTTGCGCTCACCTCCCAAAGCCGGACGGTAATTTACCACAGATCCCCTCTCCCGTCAAATGATCACAGGGTTTCCTGCATTCGGGCTCGAACCTCTGCATCCCCCACGCCGATGATGCTGTACCTTCGGGGCGGAAGGTCTTTGCTCACCTTCCAGAGGATTTCCTTCCCATAGAGTTTCCTCAGGTTATCCAAGAACCGCTCTCCCTCAGAGGCGAGATACTTCCCCAATTCCTCCCCCACTGCGAATCCCAAGACCGGAGAAGTGGTATGGCGGCATATTTCCTCAATTTTGCGGAGAAAATTCACCGCCAGGGTTTCAAGAGAGAGAACCCTTCCTTCGCCCTCGCAGAAGGGACAGGGTTCCCGCAAGAGAGAGTCGAGGCTTTTGCGAACACGCTTCCGGGTCATCTCCACAAGGCCAAGTTCGCTCATCTCTACAACGGTACATCGGGTCCGATCTCGACTCAGGAACTCCTCAAGAGCTCGGACAACCTGTCGACGATGCTCTCTCTTCTCCATATCGATGAAGTCGATGAGGATGATACCACCAATATCTCTCAGACGAACCTGGCGGGCGATTTCCTCGGCAGCTTCAAGGTTAGTTCGCAGAATGGTTTCCTGGAGATCTTTCTTTCCTACGAATTTCCCCGTATTTACATCGATAACAGTCATGGCTTCAGTTCGGTCAAATACGAGGTACCCTCCGCTCCTTAACCAGACCTTTCGGCTTAGGGCTCGCTCGATTTCTTTCTGGAGGCCAAAGTGCTCGAAAATATTTTCTTTGCCCTCAAAGAAATGGACTCGGTCAGCAAGATGAGGTGCAACGGACTCCACGAAGTCCTTCAATTTCTGATACCCAAAGAACGAGTTAATCCAGATGTGTTCTACACTTTCGTCCACTACATCCCGAACAAGAGCATAAATGAGACTTGCCTCCTGGTAGAGGAGCGCTGGAGCGGCAGTCACTTCCGCCTTTTTCTTGATGCGTTCCCACAGGCGGAGAAGGGATTCAATGTCCTCTCGAATCTCCTCGATGCTCTTTCCCTCCGCAGCGGTTCGAACAATAATTCCTGACCCTTCCGGACGTACCCGTTCCACAATTCTCCTCAACCGCTCCCGTTCCTCCGAAGAGGCAATGCGATGGGACACGCCCACAACGTTTATTCCCGGCATGAATACTACGTATCGTCCAGGAAGGGTAATTTTTGTGGAAACACGAGCACCTTTTGTTCCCATAGGCTCTTTGGCCACCTGGACGATAATTTCCTCACCAACTCTCACTAAATCCTCGATTCGCACGTCCTTTCTCTTCTCATCAAGAAGCATATCTCCTACAAAGAGGAAGGCATTCTTGTCAAGACCGATGTTCACGAAAGCCGATTGGATTCCTGGAAGGACGTTTTCCACAACGCCTTTGTAAATGTTACCTGCAAGGCGTAACTCCAAAGCCCGTTCAAAGAAGAACTCCACAACTTTCCCGTCCTCAAGAAGCGCGGCCCGCGTTTCTACTTCAGACATGTCAATCACAATGTCTCTCCGCAATGCTTATCCTCCATTTCTCTCCCCTCGAAGAACAATTCTCTCTTTTTGAATCCTCTCCGGAAAAGGAAAATTGTACTCCCCCACCAGAAGGGAAGCAAGCTTCAAGGGATTCCAGAGCAACCGCTCTCCCTCAAAGAGAAATGATACCATAGAAGGCACTCTCCTCGAAGTTCCAAGGAGCACTATACCCTTAGGGAGTGGAGGTAGCTCCTCCGGCGGTAACTCTCGGAAGAAGAAAGAGTACACGATACCCTGCATCACCTTTTGCAGTGGGGGATCGAAAGAGGCAAGAGCAGAAACCTCCTCAATACCCAACTCTTGAGGAACTTCCAGGGAGAGTTTTTCCCCGAGTTCCCATGGTGGGATGGGTTCTCTGCAGAAAACCTCAAAGCACTCCGCCTTACTTTCTACCCCCAGGGGAGTGGCAAAAGGGAAAGAGAAAAGGGGGCGAGGATTGAAACCTTGAGAGTACATAACAGGAATTCCAGCCCGACGAAAAGCCCGTTCC belongs to Candidatus Caldatribacterium sp. and includes:
- the proB gene encoding glutamate 5-kinase, which codes for MDRGTLVRNARRVVIKVGTSLLVDGSSLSLERLRSLAENLAILRKEGREVVLVSSGAVACGMSALGVTKRRTDIPFKQAMAAIGQGILMQHYCSVFAEFGIKVAQILLAPEDVHNRSKYLNARNTFEALLRLGVLPIVNENDTVAVEEIKFGDNDRLSALVASIISADLLVILSDIAGLYSSDPRRSPHAKLIPEVRVIDENIERVAGDKGSALATGGMRSKILAAKIATLSGIGVIIASGKDFGIVPRLFAGEDLGTFFYPAERSLRGKKRWIAFGMIPRGRVKVDEGAKRALLEGKSLLPAGVTGLSGHFDVGDCVEVTDGEDMLIGRGIVNYSSEELERIRGLRSGEIERVLGHRDFDEEVIHADDFVLFGGMER
- the rpmA gene encoding 50S ribosomal protein L27, which codes for MAHKKSGGSARNGRDSNPKYLGVKAYGGQFVRAGSILVRQRGTRIKPGMNVGVGRDYTLFALKDGYVVFETKGDRKRVSVLPQVPV
- a CDS encoding Rne/Rng family ribonuclease — protein: MRRDIVIDMSEVETRAALLEDGKVVEFFFERALELRLAGNIYKGVVENVLPGIQSAFVNIGLDKNAFLFVGDMLLDEKRKDVRIEDLVRVGEEIIVQVAKEPMGTKGARVSTKITLPGRYVVFMPGINVVGVSHRIASSEERERLRRIVERVRPEGSGIIVRTAAEGKSIEEIREDIESLLRLWERIKKKAEVTAAPALLYQEASLIYALVRDVVDESVEHIWINSFFGYQKLKDFVESVAPHLADRVHFFEGKENIFEHFGLQKEIERALSRKVWLRSGGYLVFDRTEAMTVIDVNTGKFVGKKDLQETILRTNLEAAEEIARQVRLRDIGGIILIDFIDMEKREHRRQVVRALEEFLSRDRTRCTVVEMSELGLVEMTRKRVRKSLDSLLREPCPFCEGEGRVLSLETLAVNFLRKIEEICRHTTSPVLGFAVGEELGKYLASEGERFLDNLRKLYGKEILWKVSKDLPPRRYSIIGVGDAEVRARMQETL
- a CDS encoding adenosylhomocysteinase, yielding MEYHVRDLDLAPSGRQKIEWAQREMPVLSEIASRWLHTRPLQGIRVGACLHVTAETAALVITLREGGAHVFLCASNPLSTQDDVAASLVRDFGISVFALRGEDRDTYYAHIERVLEARPHITVDDGADLTSTAHRKGREVLSGILGGTEETTTGVIRLRSLAESGNLAYPIIAVNDADTKHMFDNRYGTGQSTIEGILRATHVLLAGKRFVVVGYGWCGRGIALRARGMGARVAVVEVHPVRALEALMDGNEVMSMTEAALWGDIFVTATGNVAVIREEHFLLMRDGAILANAGHFNVEIDIPALEALSVAKRTVRPLVEEYTLENGKRLYLLGEGRLVNLACAEGHPPSVMDMSFANQALSVAYLVQNATKLERRVYRVPQEIDEEIARLKLATLGVRIEEMTPRQKEYLSSWQEGT
- the yqeK gene encoding bis(5'-nucleosyl)-tetraphosphatase (symmetrical) YqeK; its protein translation is MDCTEIRRAEEFLERFLSPPRVAHSLRVAEEAGKLARVHGEDVRRAYLAGLLHDCARDLPRRVLEELLPPYLKDEGCMVPEILHALAAPALLERELCLRDFRVLRAVRWHATGCEWMSPLDKVVFVADIAEPGREFPEACEIRRVAYEDLRKGYLLALRTKMIYLLTTYGVIYPESLKSWNREVCLLHGERSFR
- a CDS encoding nicotinate-nucleotide adenylyltransferase, with the protein product MGGTFDPIHYGHLVTAEEVRDYFGLEEVVFVPSGRPPHKIGQKITDPEHRYLMVVLATVTNPYFSVSRVEIERPGPSYSIDTVRYFKSLWGEDTEIYFITGADAFAQISTWNNPEELLRLCTFVAASRPGYRLQQLEGPFKDRVKIIEVSALAISSSEIRRRVKRGESIKYLLPEAVENYIYKHGLYRD
- a CDS encoding glutamate-5-semialdehyde dehydrogenase, producing the protein MLEIARKAKEASPVLASLSSKEKDAFLLRLAEKLMEEKGRILEANALDLERAKASSMKQSLLDRLALNEKRIKDMARGLRDIAALPDPVGEVIDGTRRPNGLLVTRVRVPLGVVAIIYEARPNVTIDSVGLCVKSGNAVILRGSSSALSSNRALVRVVHDVLRECSLPEGCVGLVESESHEDVKFLLSLREYIDVAIPRGGAELIRTVVENARVPVIETGVGNCHVYVDETADLDMAERIVVNAKTQRPSVCNACETLLVHGRVAPAFLPRIVSALQAEGVEVRGCERTRQLVPGVVPASEEDWYTEYLDLIIAVRVVDSLDEAIRHINTYGSHHSDAIVTSDYSRAMEFLSKVDSAAVFVNASTRFTDGGEFGMGAEIGISTQKLHARGPMGLRELTTWKFVVYGSGQIRE
- the rsfS gene encoding ribosome silencing factor, producing the protein MQVREVIRRIKEAIEKKKAFDIVVLDLRGLFPFSDYWVLCSGSSPIQTKAVAEEILEQLGNMGLHPFHVEGEDTGEWILLDYGDVIVHVFRQEEREFYNLEKLWQRARVLYSERNGLNLLDGID
- a CDS encoding DUF2344 domain-containing protein, translating into MERYRYRIRHRKLSPFHLLAHLDVYRMWERAFRRAGIPVMYSQGFNPRPLFSFPFATPLGVESKAECFEVFCREPIPPWELGEKLSLEVPQELGIEEVSALASFDPPLQKVMQGIVYSFFFRELPPEELPPLPKGIVLLGTSRRVPSMVSFLFEGERLLWNPLKLASLLVGEYNFPFPERIQKERIVLRGERNGG
- a CDS encoding methionine adenosyltransferase, with the protein product MARRYQITSESVTEGHPDKIADQISDAILDAVLAEDPYGRVAVETLVATGLVLIAGQMTTTTYVDIPRIARNTIRDIGYTRAKYGFDFETCAVLTAIDEQSPDIALGVNRSLEVKMGEEVEDEELSLGAGDQGMMYGYACNETPELMPFPIAMAHALALRLAEVRKKGVLPYLRPDGKTQVTVDYEDDRPIRIDTIIVSAQHHPDVSLEVLRDDIIEHVIRPVIPPEFLDERTRVLVNPTGRFVIGGPQGDTGLTGRKIIVDTYGGVGRHGGGCFSGKDPTKVDRSGSYAARYVAKNIVAAGLADRCEFQVAYAIGVARPVSMAVNTFGTGKIPDEKILEVVKEVFDLRPGAIIRDLKLRRPIYKKTAVYGHFGRNDPDFSWEKTDKAEVLRKLAGL
- the obgE gene encoding GTPase ObgE produces the protein MFVDQAFIEVRGGRGGDGAIHFRREKYVPKGGPDGGDGGDGGSVFLRATSRKKTLYDVTLQPVYQASPGEPGKGKKQHGAKGKDIVIEVPVGTQVFDAETGELLADLVVDGMEVLVAQGGRGGKGNASFATATNRAPRVALRGEEGESRRIRLELKLIADVGLAGLPNAGKSTLLSVVSDARPRIAPYPFSTLHPTLGVVHHRDERFVMVDIPGIIEGASQGAGLGLEFLRHIERVRILLCLIDMAFPYSGDPWKDLSTLRQEFAQYSPRILAKPFIVVGTKLDLPEAQRNWQLFAQKLSREGIEGVGISAVTRFGLVDLLDKVVEKLRACEETESPVSSSREPEVRRSFGSPRVYRFASQFLERLLKEHPPEKDGEAFNRELAEAGFLRYLQVLPPQSTVEIGPYRLTWTGRDLVFSGWTEERS